The Chlamydiota bacterium genomic interval GCGGTCCTCAAGCAAAAAGCGAGGGTGAGCCGGGTCAATAACGGTGTAAAATTATTTCGCTGATTTCATGCTAATGGCCAAAAAATTGAGAATTGGATTTTATGATAAAGAGGGTTAGCAGGTTTGAGGAAAGGAGAATGAGATGAAAGAGACATGTATGTCACAGAGATGAGGGAGGGGGTCTATGGGGTGACGCCACAGATCAGCCCCGGATATGAATGGGTGTTTGAAAATCCTAATGTCCTTGCGGTTGAAAACTTATTCCGTCTATTTCACCTTGACAGATTAGGGCTTGAACCCTATAGTGTTCCTACAAAATTCTAGAGAGGGATGGTATGAGCGAATTATTTGCAGTCATTGAGACAGGCGCAAAGCAGTACAGAGTCCAGTCGGGAGATCTGATTAAAGTTGAAAAACTTGATACGACTGAGGCTGGCGAAGAAGTTTCTTTTGATAGGGTTCTTTTGGTGTCTGGTAATGGAGAGATCAAAGTTGGAAATCCTATCATTAATAATGCCAAGGTATTAGGAAAATATGTTAAAGAAACAAAGGCCGAAAAACTTATTGCGTTTAAATATACAAGACGTAAAAATTATCGTAGAAAAATAGGTCATCGTCAAAAACATAGTTTGGTTAAGATTGAGTCAGTACAAGTGAATTAATTTTCTTTTAGTTACGAAAAACGAACCACGAACGACGGATTTATTATGGCACATAAAAAAGGTCAGGGAGCTTCTAGGAATGGGAGAGATAGTTGCTCTCAGCGTCTTGGAGTGAAGCGGTATGGAGACGAAGTTGTAACGGGTGGATCTATTCTTATTCGCCAGCGTGGCACTCTTTTTAAGCCTGGGTTAAATGTGGGGCGAGGATCGGATGATACCCTTTATGCCAAGATTAATGGTAGGGTGGTCTTTGAGGGGCTGAGTGCTCGTAATCGAAGAATTAGTATCTACCCTGTTGAAGTCAGTTCTTCGTAAAGTGTTGCTAATAAATTTAAAATTCAAAAATCAAAATACAAAATGACAATCCAAAACTCAAAATTTTTCCACGCGACGACATTGGGAACATTTTGGATTTTGATCTGTCATTTTGATTTTTGATATTTGATTTTTGGATTTTCATGGTTGTTTACAGGGCTAAGATTTAAGGGCTAAAATTTTGAATATGAGCTCTTAAAGCTTAGCCCTTCATTTTTTAGGGGAAAATTATGTTTATTGATCATGTTTTTGTGGATGTGAGAGGTGGAAATGGAGGAACAGGATGTGCAAGTTTTCGCCATGAGAAATATGTACCTCGTGGCGGTCCAAATGGAGGAGACGGAGGCGATGGGGGTGATGTTATTTTTCAAGCAAGTCGAAATCTGACCACCTTAATCGATTTTAGATTTAGACCGATTATTCAAGCCAAAGAAGGTGCTCATGGAAAAGGGTCTTTAAAAAATGGTGAAGATGGTGAGGACGTAACAGTTCAGGTTCCCATGGGGACTTTGGTGAAGAACAGCCAAACCTTGGAACTCTTATGTGATCTTGATGAGGATGGGATGAGCTTTATTGTTGCAAAGGGAGGGAAAGGAGGCAGAGGAAATACTCATTTTCATACTTCGACTCATCAGGCGCCTCGAGAGTTTGAGTATGGGGCAGAAGGAGAATCCCTTCGACTTTT includes:
- the rplU gene encoding 50S ribosomal protein L21, translated to MSELFAVIETGAKQYRVQSGDLIKVEKLDTTEAGEEVSFDRVLLVSGNGEIKVGNPIINNAKVLGKYVKETKAEKLIAFKYTRRKNYRRKIGHRQKHSLVKIESVQVN
- the rpmA gene encoding 50S ribosomal protein L27, with the translated sequence MAHKKGQGASRNGRDSCSQRLGVKRYGDEVVTGGSILIRQRGTLFKPGLNVGRGSDDTLYAKINGRVVFEGLSARNRRISIYPVEVSSS